One segment of Palaemon carinicauda isolate YSFRI2023 chromosome 35, ASM3689809v2, whole genome shotgun sequence DNA contains the following:
- the LOC137627602 gene encoding uncharacterized protein isoform X2, translating to MSFNLEKFMNDIKGEILTLRYAKKQELLSVAQRCDLEVDPKYVKAVIIDKILQFFIDEGIFEDDGEDIDELRSLTGAYATPGIDPKIEQLRLQLQLQKEQQKMAALELQKQQQLLALEYEHKCKLAELEIQKEQKSANIQIKLKTDGEIPSKFDILKAKKLLPDFDEKDPEVFFTTFEDTAKTLKWPQEQWVMVVRNQFKAYCSYCKQEGHHIENCPNPSCKKSDVGKNSPNPNRKDNKKTFHVAAQELDGDVFKPFTCKGTVNGIPVTCLRDTGSSQSVVALPSQDFTLRHEYVTVSDLSTTKSMPLAEVNLQCPYYQGNVLIAVSRDPLPCSSIQLLIGNDLAGAIVNPVVSDPDILIENESNKLNNAVIQMTSIKPIVIDSGNRVEKTLDLINMTKSNFKDLQNKDPVLKDLWKKVAEPDDHPKTPYFYLDNDLLFRHFRSSKAPATTTWFDCHQLVLPLSLVPALLELAHSHVNHFGVNKTYSTLAEDFFWPGMKKDIQQFIKACHHCQTTGKPNERLPPAPLQPISVPKFPFERIIIDCVGPMPRTKQGNEYLLTVLCPTTRYPIAVPIKNINAKTIIGQLVKIFTTYGFPKTLQCDRGTNFTSKLFQQAMREFNIHNIYASAYHPQSNGALERVHQTIKNLLRKYMQETSEQWDRDIDLLMYIIRSVPQESTGVSPFELMFGRKPRTTLSMVKENLIHNKEEEITNILSYLQELKDKIISLHVFANTNLLHSQEKMSCLYDKKAKLRVFQPGDEVLVYHPIPGSPLREKFMRPYKVLQRTS from the exons atgtcgtttaatttggagaagtttatgaacgatataaaaggagaaattttgacTTTACGTTATGCCAAGAAACAGGAATTATTGTCTGTAGCCCAGAGATGTGATCTTGAGGTCGATCCAAAATATGTGAAAGCTGTAATTATTGATAAAATCCTGCAATTCTTCATAGATGAGGGAATCTTTGAAGATGATGGTGAGGACATCGATGAGTTGCGCTCCCTTACTGGAGCATATGCCACCCCTGGAATAGATCCGAAAATAGAACAGTTGCGTCTTCAATTACAATTGCAAAAAGAACAACAGAAAATGGctgcactagaacttcaaaagcaacagcaactattggcattagagtatgaacacaagtgtaaattggctgaactagagatacaaaaagaacagaagtcggcaaatatacagattaagctgaaaactgatggagagatacccagtaagttcgacatactcaaagctaaaaagctgcttcctgattttgatgaaaaggacccagaggtattctttacaacgttcgaagacactgctaaaaccttgaagtggcctcaggagcaatgggtaatggttgtcagaaatcagttcaaag CATATTGTTCCTACTGTAAGCAGGAAGGGCATCACATAGAGAACTGTCCTAATCCTTCGTGCAAGAAGTCTGATGTTGGAAAGAATTCTCCGAACCCTAATAGGAAGGATAATAAGAAAACTTTTCATGTTGCTGCTCAAGAACTTGATGGGGACGTCTTCAAACCTTTTACTTGTAAAGGCACCGTCAATGGTATTCCAGTTACTTGCTTAAGAGATACAGGATCCTCCCAAAGTGTGGTAGCTCTGCCTTCACAGGACTTCACACTGAGACATGAGTATGTTACTGTTTCGGACCTCAGTACCACCAAATCCATGCCTTTGGCAGAGGTGAATTTACAGTGTCCTTACTATCAAGGTAATGTTTTAATTGCTGTTTCACGAGATCCTTTGCCTTGTTCATCTATCCAGCTTttaattggtaatgatcttgcaggggccattgttaatccagtagtatctgatcctgatattcttatagaaaatgaatcaaataaattaaataatgctgttattcaaatgacatcaattaaaccaattgttatagatagtggaaatagagtagagaagacattagaccttataaatatgaccaaatcaaatttcaaggacttgcaaaataaagatcctgttcttaaggatctttggaagaaagttgcagagccagatgatcatcccaaaactccttacttttatcttgataatgatttgctttttcgacattttaggtcctccaaagcaccagcaaccacaacatggtttgactgtcatcaactggttctaccactctctctagttccagctcttcttgaattagcccactctcatgtgaaccactttggggtcaacaagacttactctaccttagctgaagacttcttctggcctgggatgaagaaggacattcaacaatttattaaagcatgtcatcattgccagactactggcaaacccaatgagagacttccaccagctcctcttcagcccatatccgtaccaaagtttccctttgagaggattatcatagactgtgttggcccaatgcctaggactaagcaaggtaatgagtatttacttactgttctttgcccaacaacgagatatcccatagcagtgccaataaaaaatataaatgcaaaaactataattggtcaacttgtcaaaattttcacaacctatggatttccaaagacattgcaatgtgatagaggcacaaacttcactagtaagctttttcaacaagctatgagagaattcaatattcataacatatatgcttctgcttatcatccccaaagtaacggtgctctggaaagagttcaccaaactattaaaaaccttCTTCGGAAGTACATGCAGGAAACTTCGGAACAGTGGGATAGAGATATTGATCTTCTGATGTATATTATAAGAAGTGTACCACAAGAGTCCACTGGAGTGTCCCCTTTCGAATTAATGTTCGGAAGAAAGCCCCGAACCACTCTCAGTATGGTGAAGGAAAATCTAATTCATAACAAGGAAGAAGAGATTACCAACATTTTGTCATATCTACAGGAGCTAAAGGATAAAATCATATCACTTCATGTATTTGCTAATACCAATCTTTTGCATTCCCAGGAGAAGATGTCCTGCTTGTATGATAAAAAGGCAAAGCTGCGTGTATTTCAGCCAGGAGATGAGGTGCTTGTATATCatcccatacccggttcccccttacgTGAAAAATTTATGAGACCTTACAAAGTGCTTCAAAGAACTTCTTAG
- the LOC137627602 gene encoding uncharacterized protein isoform X1 gives MSFNLEKFMNDIKGEILTLRYAKKQELLSVAQRCDLEVDPKYVKAVIIDKILQFFIDEGIFEDDGEDIDELRSLTGAYATPGIDPKIEQLRLQLQLQKEQQKMAALELQKQQQLLALEYEHKCKLAELEIQKEQKSANIQIKLKTDGEIPSKFDILKAKKLLPDFDEKDPEVFFTTFEDTAKTLKWPQEQWVMVVRNQFKGKAAYVISQMVEVKEYDVIKKAVLDAYAITAEGYRQQFRHFYKMPSQTFVEFCSDKVRQFTKWLQKTGVSDFESLKNLILMEEFIRKLPGNIATFILEKGETNLLKAASLADDYYLIHKTFKPFNKSTFSQSSTAYCSYCKQEGHHIENCPNPSCKKSDVGKNSPNPNRKDNKKTFHVAAQELDGDVFKPFTCKGTVNGIPVTCLRDTGSSQSVVALPSQDFTLRHEYVTVSDLSTTKSMPLAEVNLQCPYYQGNVLIAVSRDPLPCSSIQLLIGNDLAGAIVNPVVSDPDILIENESNKLNNAVIQMTSIKPIVIDSGNRVEKTLDLINMTKSNFKDLQNKDPVLKDLWKKVAEPDDHPKTPYFYLDNDLLFRHFRSSKAPATTTWFDCHQLVLPLSLVPALLELAHSHVNHFGVNKTYSTLAEDFFWPGMKKDIQQFIKACHHCQTTGKPNERLPPAPLQPISVPKFPFERIIIDCVGPMPRTKQGNEYLLTVLCPTTRYPIAVPIKNINAKTIIGQLVKIFTTYGFPKTLQCDRGTNFTSKLFQQAMREFNIHNIYASAYHPQSNGALERVHQTIKNLLRKYMQETSEQWDRDIDLLMYIIRSVPQESTGVSPFELMFGRKPRTTLSMVKENLIHNKEEEITNILSYLQELKDKIISLHVFANTNLLHSQEKMSCLYDKKAKLRVFQPGDEVLVYHPIPGSPLREKFMRPYKVLQRTS, from the coding sequence atgtcgtttaatttggagaagtttatgaacgatataaaaggagaaattttgacTTTACGTTATGCCAAGAAACAGGAATTATTGTCTGTAGCCCAGAGATGTGATCTTGAGGTCGATCCAAAATATGTGAAAGCTGTAATTATTGATAAAATCCTGCAATTCTTCATAGATGAGGGAATCTTTGAAGATGATGGTGAGGACATCGATGAGTTGCGCTCCCTTACTGGAGCATATGCCACCCCTGGAATAGATCCGAAAATAGAACAGTTGCGTCTTCAATTACAATTGCAAAAAGAACAACAGAAAATGGctgcactagaacttcaaaagcaacagcaactattggcattagagtatgaacacaagtgtaaattggctgaactagagatacaaaaagaacagaagtcggcaaatatacagattaagctgaaaactgatggagagatacccagtaagttcgacatactcaaagctaaaaagctgcttcctgattttgatgaaaaggacccagaggtattctttacaacgttcgaagacactgctaaaaccttgaagtggcctcaggagcaatgggtaatggttgtcagaaatcagttcaaaggtaaggcagcatatgtaatctctcagatggttgaagtaaaggagtatgatgtgattaaaaaggcagttttagatgcttatgccatcacagctgaaggttatcggcaacagttccggcacttttacaaaatgccttcacaaacttttgttgaattttgcagtGACAAAGTTAGGCAATTTACAAAATGGTTGCAAAAGACAGGTGTTTCAGATTTTGAATCCTTAAAAAATCTTATTCTAATGGAAGAGTTTATTAGGAAACTGCCAGGTAACATTGCTACTTTCATTCTGGAAAAGGGAGAAACCAACTTGTTGAAAGCAGCCAGTTTAGCTGATGATTACTACTTGATTCAtaaaacatttaaaccatttaataagTCTACTTTTTCTCAATCATCCACAGCATATTGTTCCTACTGTAAGCAGGAAGGGCATCACATAGAGAACTGTCCTAATCCTTCGTGCAAGAAGTCTGATGTTGGAAAGAATTCTCCGAACCCTAATAGGAAGGATAATAAGAAAACTTTTCATGTTGCTGCTCAAGAACTTGATGGGGACGTCTTCAAACCTTTTACTTGTAAAGGCACCGTCAATGGTATTCCAGTTACTTGCTTAAGAGATACAGGATCCTCCCAAAGTGTGGTAGCTCTGCCTTCACAGGACTTCACACTGAGACATGAGTATGTTACTGTTTCGGACCTCAGTACCACCAAATCCATGCCTTTGGCAGAGGTGAATTTACAGTGTCCTTACTATCAAGGTAATGTTTTAATTGCTGTTTCACGAGATCCTTTGCCTTGTTCATCTATCCAGCTTttaattggtaatgatcttgcaggggccattgttaatccagtagtatctgatcctgatattcttatagaaaatgaatcaaataaattaaataatgctgttattcaaatgacatcaattaaaccaattgttatagatagtggaaatagagtagagaagacattagaccttataaatatgaccaaatcaaatttcaaggacttgcaaaataaagatcctgttcttaaggatctttggaagaaagttgcagagccagatgatcatcccaaaactccttacttttatcttgataatgatttgctttttcgacattttaggtcctccaaagcaccagcaaccacaacatggtttgactgtcatcaactggttctaccactctctctagttccagctcttcttgaattagcccactctcatgtgaaccactttggggtcaacaagacttactctaccttagctgaagacttcttctggcctgggatgaagaaggacattcaacaatttattaaagcatgtcatcattgccagactactggcaaacccaatgagagacttccaccagctcctcttcagcccatatccgtaccaaagtttccctttgagaggattatcatagactgtgttggcccaatgcctaggactaagcaaggtaatgagtatttacttactgttctttgcccaacaacgagatatcccatagcagtgccaataaaaaatataaatgcaaaaactataattggtcaacttgtcaaaattttcacaacctatggatttccaaagacattgcaatgtgatagaggcacaaacttcactagtaagctttttcaacaagctatgagagaattcaatattcataacatatatgcttctgcttatcatccccaaagtaacggtgctctggaaagagttcaccaaactattaaaaaccttCTTCGGAAGTACATGCAGGAAACTTCGGAACAGTGGGATAGAGATATTGATCTTCTGATGTATATTATAAGAAGTGTACCACAAGAGTCCACTGGAGTGTCCCCTTTCGAATTAATGTTCGGAAGAAAGCCCCGAACCACTCTCAGTATGGTGAAGGAAAATCTAATTCATAACAAGGAAGAAGAGATTACCAACATTTTGTCATATCTACAGGAGCTAAAGGATAAAATCATATCACTTCATGTATTTGCTAATACCAATCTTTTGCATTCCCAGGAGAAGATGTCCTGCTTGTATGATAAAAAGGCAAAGCTGCGTGTATTTCAGCCAGGAGATGAGGTGCTTGTATATCatcccatacccggttcccccttacgTGAAAAATTTATGAGACCTTACAAAGTGCTTCAAAGAACTTCTTAG